A DNA window from Mycobacterium sp. IDR2000157661 contains the following coding sequences:
- a CDS encoding 4-hydroxy-3-methylbut-2-enyl diphosphate reductase, giving the protein MPPTINMGIPGASSSVAGGSPNTAVGKRVLLAEPRGYCAGVDRAVETVERALDKHGAPVYVRHEIVHNRHVVETLAKAGAIFVDETDQVPEGAIVVFSAHGVAPTVHANARERELQVIDATCPLVTKVHNEAKRFARDDYDILLIGHEGHEEVVGTAGEAPEHVQLVDGPDAVDGVTVRDENKVIWLSQTTLSVDETMETVRRLRERFPTLQDPPSDDICYATQNRQVAVKAMAPECELVIVVGSRNSSNSVRLVEVALGAGSDAAYLVDYADDIDPAWLDGVTTIGVTSGASVPEVLVRGVLERLAEYGYDTVQPVTTANETLVFALPREIRPART; this is encoded by the coding sequence ATGCCGCCGACTATCAACATGGGGATCCCGGGTGCCTCCAGCTCGGTCGCTGGTGGCAGCCCGAACACCGCCGTCGGCAAACGGGTACTGCTGGCCGAGCCCCGCGGGTACTGCGCCGGGGTGGATCGCGCCGTCGAGACCGTGGAGCGCGCGCTGGACAAGCACGGCGCCCCCGTCTACGTCCGCCACGAGATCGTGCACAACCGCCACGTCGTCGAGACGCTGGCCAAGGCGGGCGCCATCTTCGTCGACGAGACCGACCAGGTGCCCGAGGGCGCGATCGTGGTGTTCTCCGCGCACGGGGTGGCGCCGACTGTGCATGCCAACGCCAGGGAACGCGAGCTGCAGGTCATCGACGCCACCTGCCCGCTGGTGACCAAGGTGCACAACGAGGCCAAGCGGTTCGCCCGCGACGACTACGACATCCTGTTGATCGGGCACGAGGGCCACGAGGAGGTCGTCGGCACCGCGGGCGAAGCTCCCGAGCATGTGCAGCTCGTCGACGGTCCGGACGCGGTCGACGGCGTGACGGTGCGCGACGAGAACAAGGTCATCTGGCTGTCGCAGACCACGCTGAGCGTCGACGAGACGATGGAGACCGTGCGCCGGTTGCGCGAGCGGTTCCCGACGCTGCAGGACCCGCCCAGCGACGACATCTGCTACGCCACCCAGAACCGCCAGGTCGCGGTCAAGGCGATGGCGCCGGAGTGTGAACTCGTCATCGTCGTCGGGTCACGGAACTCGTCGAACTCGGTTCGGCTGGTCGAGGTGGCGCTGGGTGCAGGCTCCGACGCCGCCTATCTGGTCGACTACGCCGACGACATCGACCCGGCCTGGCTGGACGGTGTCACGACCATCGGCGTCACCTCCGGAGCGTCGGTACCGGAAGTGCTGGTGCGCGGGGTTCTCGAGCGGCTCGCCGAGTACGGCTACGACACCGTGCAGCCGGTGACAACGGCCAACGAGACGCTGGTCTTCGCGTTACCGCGGGAGATCCGACCCGCTCGTACGTAG
- a CDS encoding adenylate/guanylate cyclase domain-containing protein, protein MTGAQIAAYVLAVVAAAEAVALGVLWIRYTRQRDELYEIRKRVDTRNMLLTGGREAVKQVWQTANILRKDGLGAAVRTSIEDLADWAEVERPDLARLSPSGKIVILFSDIEESTALNERIGDRAWVRLIGKHDKMVRRQVKKHSGYVVKSQGDGFMVAFAQPDEAVRCSMDIQRSLRGQSKGVRVRMGIHMGKSVRRGDDLFGRNVAMAARVAGAADGGEVLVSEVVRDALSDVDDIDFDEGRDADLKGFNGTYRLYAVAG, encoded by the coding sequence GTGACGGGAGCACAGATCGCGGCTTACGTGTTGGCAGTCGTCGCGGCGGCGGAGGCCGTCGCGCTCGGGGTGCTGTGGATCCGTTATACCCGCCAGCGCGACGAGCTCTACGAGATCCGCAAGCGGGTCGACACCAGGAACATGCTGCTCACCGGCGGGCGGGAAGCCGTCAAACAGGTCTGGCAGACCGCCAACATCCTGCGCAAGGACGGTCTCGGCGCCGCAGTGCGGACCTCCATCGAGGACCTGGCCGACTGGGCTGAGGTGGAGCGGCCGGACCTGGCTCGGCTATCGCCGAGCGGCAAGATCGTGATCCTGTTCTCCGACATCGAGGAGTCGACCGCGCTCAACGAGCGCATCGGGGACCGCGCCTGGGTCCGGTTGATCGGCAAGCACGACAAGATGGTGCGCCGACAGGTCAAGAAGCATTCCGGTTACGTCGTCAAGAGCCAGGGTGACGGGTTCATGGTGGCCTTCGCCCAGCCCGACGAGGCGGTGCGGTGCAGCATGGACATCCAGCGCTCGCTTCGCGGGCAGTCCAAGGGTGTTCGCGTGCGCATGGGAATCCATATGGGCAAGTCGGTGCGACGGGGGGACGACCTGTTCGGCCGCAACGTCGCCATGGCCGCCCGGGTGGCCGGCGCAGCCGACGGCGGCGAGGTACTGGTCAGCGAGGTGGTGCGCGACGCGTTGAGCGACGTCGACGACATCGATTTCGACGAGGGCCGCGACGCCGATCTCAAGGGCTTCAACGGCACCTACCGGCTGTACGCCGTCGCCGGCTAA
- a CDS encoding alpha/beta fold hydrolase: protein MTSTGSQPQTVSFRGTEGLALVADEWNRGAAAATERPTVLMLHGGGQNRHSWKKTGQILADQGLHVVALDSRGHGDSDRAPTANYTVDALCADTLQVIEQIGRPVALIGASMGGMTGMLVADAAGPDAVTKLVLVDVVPRYEKDGSARIREFMASGIDGFETLDQAADAVAAYLPHRQRPRSTDGLKKNLRHRDGRWHWHWDPAFLTAPIDDPFVRVEKLEHAVMSLTIPILLIRGKLSDVVSTEGVEDFRRKVPRAEFVELAQAGHTAAGDDNDAFSEVVVQFVSR, encoded by the coding sequence GTGACCAGTACCGGAAGCCAACCGCAGACCGTGAGTTTCCGCGGCACCGAGGGTCTTGCTCTGGTCGCCGACGAATGGAACCGCGGCGCGGCGGCCGCAACCGAGCGGCCCACCGTGCTGATGCTGCACGGCGGCGGTCAGAACCGCCACTCCTGGAAGAAGACGGGCCAGATCCTCGCTGACCAGGGCCTGCACGTGGTGGCGCTGGACAGCCGCGGGCACGGCGACAGCGATCGCGCGCCGACGGCCAACTACACGGTCGACGCGTTGTGCGCCGACACGCTGCAGGTCATCGAACAGATCGGGCGCCCGGTGGCGCTGATCGGCGCAAGCATGGGCGGGATGACCGGCATGCTGGTCGCCGACGCCGCCGGCCCGGATGCGGTGACGAAGTTGGTGCTCGTCGACGTGGTGCCTCGGTACGAGAAAGACGGCAGCGCGCGGATCCGCGAGTTCATGGCCAGCGGCATCGACGGTTTCGAGACGCTGGACCAGGCCGCCGACGCTGTCGCCGCATACCTGCCGCACCGGCAGCGACCCCGCAGCACCGACGGACTCAAGAAGAACCTGCGTCACCGTGACGGTCGGTGGCACTGGCACTGGGATCCGGCGTTCCTGACCGCCCCGATCGACGACCCGTTCGTCCGGGTGGAGAAGCTCGAGCATGCGGTCATGAGCTTGACCATCCCGATCCTGCTCATCCGTGGCAAGCTCTCCGACGTGGTGAGCACCGAAGGCGTCGAGGACTTCCGGCGCAAGGTGCCGCGCGCGGAGTTCGTCGAACTGGCCCAGGCGGGCCACACCGCCGCCGGCGACGACAACGACGCGTTCTCCGAAGTCGTGGTGCAATTCGTCAGCCGGTGA
- a CDS encoding lipid droplet-associated protein — translation MATAPYGIRLLVGAAVTAIEETRKLPQTILMYPMTVVSQVAHLVMKMQQDVADLVIKGDETLEAMFPPKDEQPEWATFDEDTDEGASVTSIVDGERLTEGRFALFSDGEPETPTEPRGGESAAPTGETPEIVTELDYESLTLAQLRARLNTLRVDDLEALLAYEEANKKRAPFQTLLANRITRASAK, via the coding sequence ATGGCTACCGCACCATATGGGATCCGTCTGCTGGTCGGCGCGGCGGTGACCGCCATCGAGGAGACCCGCAAGCTGCCGCAGACCATCCTGATGTACCCGATGACCGTCGTCAGCCAGGTCGCGCATCTGGTGATGAAGATGCAACAGGACGTCGCCGACCTGGTGATCAAGGGCGACGAGACGCTGGAAGCGATGTTCCCGCCCAAGGATGAACAGCCGGAGTGGGCGACCTTCGACGAGGACACCGACGAGGGCGCCTCCGTGACGTCCATCGTCGACGGCGAACGCCTCACCGAAGGCCGGTTCGCCCTGTTCAGCGACGGAGAGCCGGAGACGCCGACCGAGCCTCGCGGGGGCGAGTCGGCGGCACCGACGGGCGAGACGCCCGAGATCGTCACCGAACTGGACTACGAGTCGCTGACCCTGGCTCAACTGCGGGCACGGCTGAACACTTTGCGGGTCGACGACCTGGAGGCGCTGCTGGCCTACGAGGAGGCCAACAAGAAGCGTGCGCCGTTCCAGACGCTGCTCGCCAACAGAATCACCCGCGCGTCGGCGAAGTGA
- the ychF gene encoding redox-regulated ATPase YchF translates to MSLNLGIVGLPNVGKSTLFNALTRNDVLAANYPFATIEPNEGVVPLPDPRLAELARLFGSEKIVHAPVTFVDIAGIVKGASEGAGLGNKFLANIRESDAICQVVRVFSDDDVAHVDGRIDPKSDIEVIETELILADLQTLEKALPRLEKEARTHKDRRPAHDAAAAAQEILNGGTTLFAAGVDTAPLRELNLLTVKPFLYVFNADEAVLTDEARKTELRELVAPADAVFLDAKIEAELQELDDESAAELLESIGQTERGLDALASAGFHTLKLQTFLTAGPKEARAWTIHRGDTAPKAAGVIHTDFEKGFIKAEIVSFDDLVAAGSMAAAKAAGKVRMEGKDYVMADGDVVEFRFNV, encoded by the coding sequence GTGAGCTTGAACCTTGGGATCGTCGGACTGCCGAACGTCGGGAAATCGACGCTCTTCAATGCGCTGACGCGCAACGACGTGTTGGCGGCGAACTACCCGTTCGCGACGATCGAGCCCAACGAGGGGGTGGTGCCGCTGCCCGACCCGCGACTGGCCGAGCTCGCCAGGCTGTTCGGATCGGAGAAGATCGTGCATGCGCCGGTCACCTTCGTCGACATCGCCGGAATCGTCAAGGGCGCCTCCGAGGGTGCCGGCCTCGGCAACAAGTTCCTTGCCAACATCCGCGAGAGTGACGCGATTTGCCAGGTGGTACGCGTGTTCAGCGACGACGACGTCGCGCACGTCGACGGCCGGATCGATCCGAAGTCCGACATCGAGGTGATCGAGACCGAATTGATCCTGGCCGACCTGCAGACCCTGGAGAAGGCCTTGCCGCGGCTGGAGAAGGAGGCGCGCACGCACAAGGACCGCAGGCCGGCCCACGACGCCGCGGCCGCGGCACAGGAGATCCTCAACGGCGGCACCACGCTGTTCGCCGCGGGCGTCGACACCGCGCCGCTGCGCGAACTGAACCTCCTGACGGTCAAACCGTTCCTGTACGTCTTCAACGCCGACGAGGCGGTGCTCACCGACGAGGCGCGCAAGACGGAGTTGCGGGAACTGGTGGCGCCCGCGGATGCGGTGTTCCTCGACGCGAAGATCGAAGCCGAACTGCAGGAGCTCGACGACGAGTCCGCGGCCGAGCTGCTGGAGTCGATCGGTCAAACCGAGCGCGGCCTGGATGCGTTGGCCAGCGCGGGTTTTCACACGCTCAAGCTGCAGACGTTCCTCACCGCGGGCCCGAAGGAGGCTCGCGCCTGGACCATTCACCGCGGCGATACGGCGCCCAAAGCGGCCGGCGTCATCCACACCGACTTCGAGAAGGGCTTCATCAAGGCCGAGATCGTCTCGTTCGACGACCTCGTCGCCGCCGGCTCGATGGCCGCTGCGAAGGCCGCGGGCAAGGTGCGCATGGAGGGCAAGGACTACGTCATGGCCGACGGAGACGTGGTGGAGTTCCGGTTCAACGTCTGA
- a CDS encoding SRPBCC domain-containing protein, which translates to MTRSDAAALVVKAPLARVFEAMIDPQALVEWLPPSGMAGRFEHFDARPGGSYRMVLTYLDPPAGGGKSDPDSDVVEARFLEIESEERVVQAVEFASADPSFDGTMTMTWTVSRVDGGTLVEFRADGVPPGISAADHRDGMTSSLRNLAAYLARRQTTFRGC; encoded by the coding sequence ATGACCCGCTCGGATGCCGCCGCACTGGTGGTCAAGGCCCCGCTCGCCCGCGTCTTCGAGGCGATGATTGACCCGCAGGCACTTGTCGAATGGCTGCCACCGTCCGGGATGGCGGGTCGGTTCGAACATTTCGACGCGCGTCCGGGCGGCTCCTACCGCATGGTCCTGACCTACCTCGACCCACCGGCGGGTGGCGGCAAGAGCGACCCGGACAGCGACGTCGTCGAGGCGCGTTTCCTCGAGATCGAATCCGAGGAACGCGTCGTCCAAGCGGTCGAATTCGCTTCGGCGGATCCGTCATTCGACGGCACTATGACCATGACGTGGACCGTGTCCCGTGTCGACGGCGGCACCCTGGTGGAGTTTCGCGCCGACGGCGTGCCGCCGGGGATCTCGGCCGCGGACCACCGGGACGGGATGACCTCCTCGCTGCGGAACCTCGCCGCATACCTCGCAAGGCGGCAGACCACGTTCCGCGGCTGCTGA
- a CDS encoding sulfite exporter TauE/SafE family protein — protein MTILVSLLAGAAIGVLLGLLGGGGSILAVPALVYIMGLDIKQAIPVSLVAIATASAFGVLPKIRAAQVQWRLAGMFAITGIPATFAGTAVGRQLSQSVLLVGLAVVMVVAGWRMLREDGDTGTACAAGDSGINWRRCAPRSIAVGILVGLLTGLFGVGGGFLIIPALVLTLGVEMPVAVGTSLLVIVANSASGFLAHLSDARIDWTVTGAFVGAAIVTSLVAGHLGTRVETTRLRRWFAYLVFAVAAYVLVDTAFLH, from the coding sequence ATGACGATCCTCGTCAGCCTTCTTGCCGGCGCCGCGATCGGTGTCCTGCTTGGCCTGCTGGGCGGCGGCGGCTCCATCCTCGCTGTGCCGGCACTGGTCTACATCATGGGCCTCGACATCAAACAGGCCATCCCCGTTTCACTGGTGGCCATCGCGACCGCGTCCGCGTTCGGCGTGCTGCCGAAGATCCGGGCGGCCCAGGTGCAGTGGCGGCTGGCGGGAATGTTCGCGATCACCGGGATCCCGGCCACGTTCGCCGGGACGGCAGTCGGCAGGCAGCTGTCGCAATCGGTGCTCCTGGTAGGCCTGGCGGTGGTGATGGTCGTCGCCGGGTGGCGAATGCTCCGCGAGGACGGGGACACCGGCACGGCCTGCGCGGCGGGCGACTCCGGCATCAATTGGCGCCGGTGTGCGCCCCGCTCCATTGCGGTGGGCATCCTCGTCGGCCTCCTGACGGGCCTGTTCGGCGTCGGCGGCGGGTTCCTCATCATTCCCGCCCTCGTGCTCACGCTCGGCGTCGAGATGCCGGTCGCCGTCGGCACCTCGTTGCTGGTCATCGTCGCCAACTCCGCATCCGGGTTCCTGGCCCATCTCAGCGATGCCCGCATCGACTGGACCGTCACCGGTGCGTTCGTGGGAGCTGCGATCGTCACCTCGCTGGTCGCCGGCCATCTGGGCACCCGGGTCGAGACGACCCGTCTGCGCAGGTGGTTCGCCTACCTGGTCTTCGCCGTCGCCGCTTACGTTCTCGTCGACACGGCCTTCCTCCATTGA
- the xseA gene encoding exodeoxyribonuclease VII large subunit — MTDAEPGKSPDNPWPVRAVATRVAKYIDRLGTVWVEGQLTELKLRQSTAWMVLRDPAADMSLSVSCPRDLVANAPVPLTEGTQVLMHGKPQFYTRNGSFSLRIYEIRAVGLGELLARIERLRRLLDAEGLFDPRLKRPLPFLPGCIGLITGRASHAEHDVVTVARDRWPAVHFAVRNTAVQGVNTVAQVVAALRELDADPEVDVIVIARGGGSVEDLLPFSDETLCREIARCATPVVSAIGHEPDNPLCDLVADLRAATPTDAAKRIVPDAAAEQAFVTDLCRRGGRALRNWVHREESTIDQLRSRPVLAQPLAAITARSEEIGRALLAARRDVTRLVAAETDRIGHLSARLSTLGPAATLARGYAVVQTMPTGGVLRTTADAPAGARLRVRVADGAFTAVSEGPEEAGP, encoded by the coding sequence ATGACTGATGCCGAGCCGGGCAAGTCCCCGGACAACCCGTGGCCCGTGCGGGCCGTCGCCACCCGCGTCGCCAAGTACATCGACCGGCTCGGCACGGTGTGGGTCGAGGGTCAGCTGACCGAGCTCAAGCTGCGGCAGTCGACCGCGTGGATGGTGCTGCGCGATCCCGCCGCCGACATGTCGCTGTCGGTGAGTTGTCCGCGTGACCTCGTCGCCAACGCGCCCGTGCCGTTGACCGAGGGCACCCAGGTGCTCATGCACGGGAAGCCGCAGTTCTACACCCGCAACGGCTCGTTCAGCCTGCGGATCTACGAGATCCGGGCGGTCGGGCTCGGCGAGCTGCTGGCCCGCATCGAGCGGTTGCGCCGCCTGCTCGACGCCGAGGGGCTCTTCGATCCGCGGCTCAAACGGCCGCTGCCCTTCCTGCCCGGCTGCATCGGCCTGATCACCGGTCGCGCCAGCCACGCCGAACACGATGTGGTGACGGTGGCCCGTGATCGTTGGCCCGCAGTGCATTTCGCGGTCCGCAACACGGCGGTGCAGGGAGTCAACACCGTCGCGCAGGTGGTGGCGGCGTTGCGCGAACTGGACGCCGATCCCGAGGTCGACGTCATCGTGATCGCCCGTGGCGGCGGCAGTGTCGAGGATCTGTTGCCGTTCTCCGACGAGACGCTGTGCCGGGAGATCGCCAGGTGCGCCACTCCGGTGGTCAGCGCGATCGGCCACGAGCCCGACAACCCATTGTGCGACCTGGTCGCCGACCTGCGCGCCGCCACTCCCACGGACGCGGCCAAGCGGATAGTGCCCGACGCCGCGGCCGAGCAGGCGTTCGTCACCGACCTCTGCCGGCGCGGCGGGCGCGCGCTGCGCAACTGGGTGCACCGCGAGGAAAGCACCATCGACCAGCTGCGCAGCAGGCCGGTGCTGGCGCAGCCGCTGGCCGCGATCACCGCGAGGTCCGAGGAGATTGGACGGGCCCTGCTCGCAGCACGGCGCGACGTCACCCGGTTGGTGGCCGCAGAGACCGACCGTATCGGGCACTTGTCGGCGCGGCTGTCCACACTGGGGCCCGCGGCGACGCTCGCGCGAGGCTATGCGGTGGTGCAGACGATGCCGACCGGCGGGGTGCTCCGGACGACCGCCGACGCCCCGGCGGGGGCACGGCTACGGGTGCGGGTGGCCGACGGTGCCTTCACAGCCGTCAGCGAGGGACCGGAAGAGGCAGGACCATGA
- a CDS encoding guanylate cyclase: protein MSLEQALDATRTGDLWLFRGRAGPDRAIQSMTNAPVNHVGMTIAIEDLPPLIWHAELGDKLTDMWTGRNQRGVQLNDAREVVERWINRYHQQCWLRQLMPYADREQEDRALKVVARMDGTPFPSTARLTGRWFRGRIAVTDFTRGIPFLHNRVRDATQRRKQEKLQVGLETAYCAETVAITYEEMGLLETEKHYSWFDPGKFWSGDDLPLTPGHELGAEIAVTLD, encoded by the coding sequence GTGTCGTTGGAGCAGGCGCTCGACGCGACGCGCACCGGTGACCTCTGGCTGTTTCGGGGCCGCGCCGGGCCCGACCGGGCGATCCAGTCGATGACCAACGCGCCGGTCAACCACGTCGGGATGACGATCGCGATCGAGGATCTGCCACCGCTGATCTGGCACGCCGAACTGGGCGACAAGCTGACCGACATGTGGACGGGCCGCAATCAGCGCGGCGTGCAACTCAACGACGCACGCGAGGTGGTCGAGCGTTGGATCAACCGCTACCACCAGCAGTGCTGGTTGCGGCAGCTGATGCCGTATGCCGACCGGGAACAGGAGGACCGCGCGCTGAAGGTGGTGGCGCGCATGGACGGCACCCCGTTCCCCAGCACCGCGCGGCTGACCGGTCGCTGGTTCCGGGGGCGAATCGCGGTCACCGACTTCACCCGTGGAATTCCATTCCTGCACAACCGGGTTCGCGATGCCACGCAACGGCGAAAACAGGAGAAGCTGCAGGTCGGCCTGGAGACCGCCTATTGCGCCGAGACCGTCGCCATCACCTACGAGGAGATGGGTCTACTGGAGACGGAGAAGCACTACAGCTGGTTCGATCCCGGCAAGTTCTGGAGCGGCGACGACCTGCCGCTGACCCCCGGTCATGAACTCGGCGCCGAGATCGCCGTGACACTGGACTGA
- a CDS encoding LmeA family phospholipid-binding protein, whose amino-acid sequence MLAVIIVVALLAGGLAGGELYARHRADGILTAVAECVTEDDVTISFGVNPPFLWQHITGHYTNISVTTAGDRVQSADGMTAEVTLADVRLQETPDSKGTIGSLDATLSWKSAGIKDTVAANLPGVGNLVTGVRTDPDAGTVILEAGDNSVTAKPVVTDGDLNLQVLEVAGPLPKDAVQSALNDLTKRLNDNYPLGIQADSVEVTDSGVVGEFSSDNASIPKEDANPCFARL is encoded by the coding sequence ATGCTGGCGGTCATCATCGTCGTGGCTCTGCTCGCAGGCGGGCTGGCAGGCGGCGAACTCTACGCCCGCCATCGCGCGGACGGCATCCTGACCGCGGTCGCCGAGTGCGTGACCGAGGACGATGTCACGATCTCCTTCGGCGTGAACCCGCCGTTCCTCTGGCAACACATCACCGGGCACTACACCAACATCTCGGTGACCACGGCAGGCGACCGGGTGCAGAGCGCCGACGGGATGACGGCCGAAGTGACCCTCGCCGACGTGCGGTTGCAGGAGACCCCCGACTCCAAGGGCACCATCGGATCGCTTGACGCCACGCTCAGCTGGAAATCGGCGGGCATCAAGGACACCGTCGCCGCCAATCTGCCCGGCGTCGGCAATCTGGTGACGGGCGTGCGCACGGACCCGGACGCAGGCACCGTGATACTGGAAGCCGGTGACAACAGCGTCACCGCCAAACCCGTCGTCACCGACGGCGACCTCAACCTGCAGGTTCTCGAGGTCGCGGGTCCGCTGCCGAAAGACGCCGTCCAGAGCGCCCTCAACGACCTGACCAAGAGGCTCAACGACAACTACCCGCTCGGAATCCAGGCCGACAGCGTCGAAGTCACCGACAGCGGGGTGGTGGGAGAGTTCTCCAGCGACAACGCGTCGATCCCCAAGGAGGACGCGAACCCCTGCTTCGCCCGGCTCTAG
- a CDS encoding DUF6542 domain-containing protein produces MSAQRARSAVAADHRSAHPDFPGVPWWGAVLITITATAIGFAFDAGSGSKELSTVFGACYAIGCIGAVLAVRQAALFTAVIQPPLILFVSVPGAYFLFTSSQIDGLKDVLINCGYPLIERFPLMFFTSAFVLVIGMLRWYRGASAHRGAPRSTDEDEPRTSVATALTAKMSALFGRETGEEDDEVVEPPRRRRAAGDRPTRAAGSTSSRRERPARRSAPSRSRHVRPPEPEIVEPVVERPRRPRSSRQEPPPSAEPRQRRETREPRRRHRPPRQSGQPPSERRAGYDRPERRRRFGDYDIPPREPHARNGNGAGTHHPISRVRYRGEDRDDRAEYRTRRRTPRQRNADSWEYDI; encoded by the coding sequence GTGTCAGCACAGCGCGCACGGTCGGCGGTGGCCGCCGACCACCGATCCGCGCATCCCGACTTCCCGGGTGTCCCGTGGTGGGGTGCTGTGCTCATCACCATCACCGCAACGGCTATCGGCTTCGCGTTCGACGCGGGGTCCGGCAGCAAAGAACTCAGCACGGTGTTCGGCGCCTGCTACGCCATCGGCTGCATCGGCGCGGTGCTGGCCGTGCGCCAGGCGGCGTTGTTCACCGCCGTCATCCAGCCGCCGCTGATCCTGTTCGTCAGCGTGCCCGGCGCCTACTTCCTGTTCACCAGTAGCCAGATCGACGGCCTCAAGGATGTGCTGATCAACTGTGGCTATCCGCTGATCGAGCGTTTCCCGCTGATGTTCTTCACCTCGGCCTTCGTGCTCGTGATCGGAATGCTGCGCTGGTACCGCGGGGCGTCCGCGCACCGCGGTGCGCCCCGGTCGACCGATGAAGACGAGCCCAGGACGAGCGTGGCGACGGCGTTGACCGCCAAGATGTCGGCGCTGTTCGGTCGCGAGACCGGTGAGGAGGACGACGAGGTCGTCGAGCCGCCGCGGCGTCGGCGGGCCGCCGGCGACCGCCCCACCCGGGCCGCCGGTTCGACATCGAGTCGCCGCGAACGTCCGGCGCGCCGCAGCGCCCCGTCGCGGTCACGCCATGTTCGTCCGCCGGAGCCCGAGATCGTCGAGCCCGTCGTCGAGCGCCCGCGCCGGCCCCGCAGTAGCAGGCAGGAGCCGCCGCCGTCGGCCGAACCGCGACAACGGCGCGAGACCCGCGAACCGCGCCGCAGGCACCGCCCGCCGCGGCAGTCGGGCCAGCCACCATCGGAGCGACGCGCCGGCTACGACCGCCCCGAGCGTCGGCGCCGCTTCGGCGACTACGACATCCCGCCGCGAGAACCCCACGCCCGCAACGGCAACGGGGCCGGCACCCATCACCCGATCTCGCGGGTGCGTTACCGCGGCGAGGACCGCGACGACCGCGCGGAGTACCGCACCCGGCGCCGCACCCCGCGCCAACGCAACGCAGACAGCTGGGAGTACGACATCTAG
- a CDS encoding MBL fold metallo-hydrolase, producing MKVSIIETSGLGDRSYVASEGDVAVVIDPQRDIDRVLELADELGVRITHVLETHLHNDYVTGGLELARVTGAEYVVPAGDDVDYSRRGVAEGDVVDAGPIRLHAVHTPGHTHHHISYVLRDRDDHTLGVFTGGSMLHGTTGRTDLLGEEHTEELTHAQFHSVHRLADELPDDTQVYPTHGFGSFCSATPSSGDSSTIADQRRSNPALTQDEQAYVDELIAGLSAFPAYYAHMGVINKQGPPPVDLSAPEPVDPDELRRRIEAGEWVVDLRNRTAFAAGHLDGTLAFELSDSFVNYLGWLYRWGAPLTLIGDDKAQILDARRELVRIGVDNVTGSAVGDVSDLSDGVPLRSYRVADFKALAGVLEDDGLVVLDVRQEGEYDDSHIPRAVNIPLHELADRMEEVPPGQVWVHCGSGYRASIAASMLDREHRDVVLLDDSFATAKELKLA from the coding sequence ATGAAAGTGTCCATCATCGAGACCTCCGGCCTCGGCGACCGCAGCTACGTCGCCAGCGAGGGCGACGTCGCGGTGGTCATCGACCCGCAGCGCGACATCGACAGGGTCCTCGAACTCGCCGACGAACTAGGGGTGCGGATCACGCACGTCCTCGAGACGCACCTGCACAACGACTACGTGACGGGCGGACTCGAACTCGCCCGCGTCACCGGGGCCGAGTACGTGGTCCCCGCCGGAGACGACGTCGACTATTCACGGCGTGGGGTCGCCGAAGGCGACGTCGTCGACGCCGGACCGATCCGGCTGCACGCGGTGCACACGCCCGGCCACACCCACCACCACATCAGCTACGTTCTCCGCGACCGCGACGACCACACGCTCGGAGTGTTCACCGGCGGATCGATGCTGCACGGCACGACCGGGCGCACCGACCTGCTCGGCGAGGAACACACCGAAGAGCTCACGCACGCGCAGTTCCATTCGGTTCACCGCCTCGCCGACGAACTACCCGACGACACGCAGGTCTACCCCACCCACGGGTTCGGCAGCTTCTGCTCGGCCACCCCGAGCAGCGGCGACTCCTCGACCATCGCCGATCAACGCCGCAGCAATCCGGCGCTGACCCAGGACGAGCAGGCCTACGTCGACGAACTCATCGCCGGGCTCTCGGCGTTTCCGGCTTACTACGCCCACATGGGTGTCATCAACAAGCAGGGGCCGCCGCCGGTCGACCTCTCCGCGCCCGAACCGGTCGACCCCGACGAACTGCGTCGCCGCATCGAGGCCGGCGAGTGGGTCGTCGACCTGCGCAACCGCACCGCCTTCGCCGCCGGTCACCTCGACGGCACACTGGCCTTCGAGCTGTCGGACTCGTTCGTGAACTACCTCGGCTGGCTGTACCGCTGGGGCGCCCCGCTGACGCTGATCGGTGATGACAAGGCGCAGATCCTCGACGCCCGACGCGAACTAGTCCGCATCGGGGTCGACAACGTGACCGGGTCCGCCGTCGGCGACGTGTCAGACCTGAGTGACGGTGTGCCGCTGCGCTCCTACCGGGTCGCCGATTTCAAGGCGCTGGCCGGTGTCCTGGAAGACGACGGTCTCGTGGTGCTCGACGTCCGCCAAGAGGGTGAGTACGACGACAGCCACATCCCGCGAGCGGTCAACATCCCGTTGCACGAACTCGCCGACCGCATGGAAGAGGTGCCGCCGGGACAGGTATGGGTGCACTGCGGATCGGGCTACCGGGCGTCGATCGCCGCGTCGATGCTCGACCGCGAGCACCGCGACGTCGTTCTGCTCGACGACTCCTTCGCCACCGCAAAGGAATTGAAGCTTGCATAG